One region of Gilliamella sp. ESL0405 genomic DNA includes:
- the mrdB gene encoding peptidoglycan glycosyltransferase MrdB (rod shape-determining protein RodA) has product MNNIKKSFWQKIHIDPLFFLFISLLLAYSLYILWSASGQSIDMMEKRVIQILLGFIVMIFFAQFSPRSYEKWAPYLYVVCIIVLLLVDIFGYTSKGAQRWLDLGVIRFQPSEIAKIAVPLMVAKFIHRDGCPPPLKTTLQTLAIIGVPTLLVAMQPDLGTAILIVMSGIFIIFLAGIDWRFILVALILIAAFLPIMWFFLMHDYQRERVLTLFNPERDPNGTGYHIIQSKTAIGSGGIWGKGWLHGTQSQLEFLPERHTDFIFSVIAEEFGFIGTVVLLVLFLCLIIRGLVISAQAQTTFGRILSGGLILVFFVYVFINIGMVSGILPVVGVPLPLISYGGSSLVVLMASFGIMMSIHTHRYMLSKNI; this is encoded by the coding sequence ATGAATAATATTAAAAAATCTTTTTGGCAAAAGATACACATAGATCCACTTTTTTTTCTATTTATTAGTTTATTACTTGCATACAGTCTTTATATTCTTTGGAGTGCTAGTGGCCAAAGCATCGATATGATGGAAAAGCGTGTAATACAAATACTACTTGGTTTTATTGTTATGATTTTCTTTGCGCAATTTTCACCGAGATCCTATGAAAAATGGGCACCATATTTATATGTAGTTTGTATTATTGTTCTTTTGTTAGTTGATATATTTGGTTACACCAGTAAAGGCGCACAACGTTGGTTAGATTTAGGCGTAATACGTTTTCAGCCCTCTGAGATTGCTAAAATTGCCGTACCATTAATGGTGGCTAAATTTATTCATCGAGATGGTTGCCCTCCACCACTTAAAACAACGTTGCAAACGCTTGCAATCATTGGTGTACCAACATTATTAGTTGCTATGCAACCGGATTTAGGTACCGCAATTTTAATTGTCATGTCAGGTATCTTTATTATCTTTTTGGCAGGCATTGACTGGCGATTTATTCTTGTTGCGTTGATTTTAATTGCGGCATTTTTACCGATTATGTGGTTTTTCTTAATGCATGACTATCAGCGAGAACGGGTATTAACCCTGTTTAATCCTGAACGCGATCCAAATGGTACTGGCTATCATATAATTCAATCTAAAACCGCTATTGGATCAGGTGGTATATGGGGTAAAGGTTGGCTTCATGGTACTCAATCGCAATTAGAGTTCCTGCCAGAAAGACATACTGACTTTATTTTTTCGGTGATTGCTGAAGAGTTTGGTTTTATCGGAACTGTGGTTTTATTAGTGCTATTTTTGTGTTTAATTATACGTGGACTTGTTATTTCTGCACAAGCACAAACCACTTTTGGCAGAATATTATCAGGTGGTTTAATTTTAGTCTTCTTTGTTTATGTGTTTATTAATATTGGTATGGTCAGTGGAATCTTACCAGTAGTTGGTGTACCATTACCGCTAATAAGTTATGGTGGCTCATCTTTAGTCGTTTTAATGGCAAGTTTTGGCATTATGATGTCTATTCATACACATCGATATATGTTATCTAAAAATATTTAA
- a CDS encoding N-acetylmuramoyl-L-alanine amidase — MSKTFSPTKRLLVKGIIATCLLSVSRVGFAATKAQIVAVRVWPSSTYTRITLESNIKLNYKRSALRNPDRMVIDIDKVDLNTTLKSISSKVLNHDPYIKSIRVLQLDPKTVRIMIVLKQGVEPNTFTLPPIETFKHRLVMDLYPSKSASPEDDDPLLALLEEYTKGDLTQKQSQIKTTTNKNKNAPVVVVLDPGHGGEDPGAIGYKKTREKDIVLQIARRTYNLLKKEPNIKVYMTRNEDVFIPLNVRVAKARSLHADLFISIHADAFTNRSVKGSTVFALSTKGASSSAASYLAQTQNKADQIGGVSRSGDKYLDNTILDLVQKTTLSNGVLLGNAILNRMKVVNQLHKPSIEKAGFAVLKAPDIPSVLVETAFISNINEEKKLKTASFQNQVSKAILNGIKDYLKKRKN, encoded by the coding sequence ATGTCAAAAACATTTAGTCCAACAAAACGTCTTTTAGTTAAGGGCATTATTGCGACTTGTTTATTGTCAGTTTCTCGTGTTGGCTTTGCTGCGACAAAGGCACAGATTGTTGCTGTTCGTGTTTGGCCTTCTTCAACTTATACTCGCATCACGTTAGAATCAAATATCAAACTTAACTATAAACGTTCTGCACTACGTAACCCCGACAGAATGGTGATAGACATAGATAAAGTGGATTTAAATACTACACTAAAAAGTATTTCATCAAAAGTTTTAAACCACGATCCTTATATAAAATCAATCAGAGTTTTACAACTTGATCCTAAAACGGTCAGAATAATGATTGTATTAAAGCAAGGTGTAGAGCCAAATACATTCACGTTACCGCCTATTGAAACGTTTAAACATCGTTTAGTGATGGATCTTTATCCGTCTAAATCTGCTTCACCGGAAGATGACGATCCGTTACTGGCATTGCTCGAAGAGTACACCAAAGGCGACTTGACCCAAAAACAATCACAGATCAAAACAACAACGAATAAAAATAAAAATGCCCCAGTTGTTGTTGTGCTTGATCCAGGCCATGGCGGTGAAGATCCCGGCGCTATAGGATATAAAAAGACCCGAGAAAAAGATATTGTTTTACAAATTGCTCGCCGGACTTACAACCTGCTAAAAAAAGAGCCAAATATAAAAGTCTACATGACGCGCAACGAAGATGTCTTTATCCCTTTAAATGTGCGAGTTGCAAAAGCTCGCTCGTTGCATGCAGATCTGTTTATCTCAATCCATGCTGATGCCTTTACCAACCGATCGGTAAAAGGATCGACAGTTTTTGCCTTATCAACCAAAGGTGCCAGTAGTTCAGCAGCTAGCTATTTAGCGCAAACTCAAAATAAAGCTGACCAAATCGGTGGCGTTAGCCGTAGTGGTGATAAGTACTTAGATAATACAATTTTAGACCTGGTACAAAAAACCACACTAAGTAATGGTGTGTTATTGGGTAATGCCATTTTAAATCGTATGAAAGTGGTCAATCAATTACACAAACCATCAATTGAAAAAGCAGGTTTTGCGGTATTAAAAGCCCCCGATATCCCTTCTGTTTTGGTTGAAACAGCTTTTATCAGTAATATAAATGAAGAGAAAAAGCTAAAAACGGCTTCATTCCAAAATCAGGTATCAAAAGCCATTTTAAATGGTATTAAAGATTACTTAAAAAAACGTAAGAATTAG
- the miaB gene encoding tRNA (N6-isopentenyl adenosine(37)-C2)-methylthiotransferase MiaB, giving the protein MSKKLHIKTWGCQMNEYDSTKMADLLESTHGLTLTDNAEEADILLLNTCSIREKAQEKVFHQLGRWKNLKQHNPDIIIGVGGCVASQEGAHIRKRAPFVDIIFGPQTFHRLPEMIEQIRSGKGNHVVDVSFPEIEKFDRLPEPRSEGPTAFVSIMEGCNKYCTYCVVPYTRGEEVSRPCDDVIYEIAQLAEQGVREVNLLGQNVNAYRGPTFDGDICSFAELLRLVAAIDGIDRIRFTTSHPIEFTDDIIDVYRDTPELVNFLHLPVQSGSDRVLNLMKRTHTAIEYKSIIRKLRKVRPDIQISSDFIVGFPGETQEDFEQTMKLIADVNFDLSYSFVYSARPGTPAAEMEDNVSEEEKKQRLYILQERINQQAMQFSRRMLNTVQRILVEGPSKKDLMELTGRTENNRIVNFEGHPNMIGKFVDVEITDVYPNSLRGKVVRTEDEMDLRVSQSPMSVISRTRKENDLGVGIYHP; this is encoded by the coding sequence ATGAGCAAAAAATTACATATCAAAACTTGGGGCTGCCAGATGAATGAATATGATTCAACTAAAATGGCCGATCTCCTTGAATCCACCCACGGTTTAACATTAACAGACAATGCAGAAGAAGCGGATATTTTATTATTAAATACCTGCTCTATTCGAGAAAAAGCACAAGAAAAAGTTTTTCACCAATTGGGACGCTGGAAAAACTTAAAACAACATAACCCTGATATTATTATCGGTGTGGGGGGATGTGTGGCTTCTCAAGAAGGTGCCCACATACGTAAACGTGCGCCATTTGTCGATATTATTTTTGGGCCACAAACTTTTCACCGTTTGCCAGAGATGATTGAGCAAATTCGTAGTGGTAAAGGTAACCATGTTGTGGATGTTAGCTTTCCTGAAATTGAGAAATTTGATCGCTTACCAGAACCACGTAGTGAAGGCCCAACGGCTTTTGTGTCAATTATGGAAGGGTGTAATAAATATTGTACTTATTGTGTTGTACCTTATACCCGTGGCGAAGAGGTCAGTAGGCCTTGTGATGATGTAATTTACGAAATAGCACAGTTAGCAGAACAAGGTGTGCGTGAAGTTAATTTGCTTGGGCAAAATGTGAATGCATATCGTGGTCCTACTTTTGATGGCGATATTTGTTCGTTTGCCGAACTACTTCGTTTAGTTGCTGCCATTGACGGTATTGATCGAATTCGCTTCACGACCAGTCATCCTATTGAATTCACTGATGATATTATCGATGTTTATCGTGACACGCCGGAACTGGTTAACTTTTTGCATTTACCGGTGCAAAGTGGATCTGACCGTGTTTTAAATTTAATGAAACGAACTCATACAGCGATTGAGTATAAATCGATTATTCGAAAATTACGTAAAGTTCGTCCTGATATTCAAATCAGTTCTGATTTTATTGTCGGTTTTCCGGGCGAAACACAGGAAGATTTTGAACAAACCATGAAACTAATTGCCGATGTCAATTTTGACTTAAGCTATAGCTTTGTTTATTCAGCACGCCCTGGCACACCCGCAGCTGAAATGGAAGATAATGTTTCTGAGGAAGAGAAAAAACAACGTCTTTATATCTTGCAAGAACGGATCAATCAGCAAGCAATGCAATTTAGCCGTCGTATGCTAAATACAGTGCAACGTATTTTAGTCGAAGGACCATCCAAAAAAGATCTCATGGAATTAACGGGCAGAACTGAAAATAACCGTATTGTTAACTTCGAAGGTCATCCAAATATGATTGGTAAATTTGTTGATGTTGAAATTACCGATGTTTATCCAAATTCATTAAGAGGTAAAGTCGTGCGTACCGAGGATGAAATGGATCTGAGGGTGAGTCAATCACCTATGTCTGTGATTTCAAGAACTCGCAAAGAAAACGATCTAGGCGTTGGTATTTATCATCCATAA
- the rsmG gene encoding 16S rRNA (guanine(527)-N(7))-methyltransferase RsmG, producing the protein MLKKKLINLIDQTDLLITDQQIDQLIDYVQMLNKWNKAYNLTAVRDPNEMLIKHIMDSVVVSPYLVGNSFIDVGTGPGLPGIPLAIINPDKQFDLVDSLGKRIRFLKQVQFELKLTNINPVQSRIEAYCDKQFDGVISRAFASLQDMLNWCKHLPNQQGSFYALKGSEIDAIPAGFTLKQDIKLTIPELDAERRLVIIQ; encoded by the coding sequence TAAAAAAGAAACTCATTAATCTAATTGATCAAACGGATCTTTTGATCACAGATCAGCAAATAGATCAGTTAATTGATTATGTTCAAATGCTTAATAAGTGGAACAAAGCTTATAATTTAACCGCTGTGCGTGATCCTAATGAAATGTTGATAAAACACATCATGGACAGCGTTGTCGTTTCACCTTATTTAGTTGGTAACAGTTTTATTGATGTTGGCACCGGACCGGGCTTACCGGGCATTCCGTTGGCCATTATCAATCCTGATAAACAATTTGATTTAGTTGATAGTTTAGGCAAGCGTATTCGCTTTTTAAAGCAGGTACAATTTGAACTAAAACTGACTAATATTAATCCCGTTCAGAGCCGAATTGAAGCCTATTGCGATAAACAGTTTGACGGTGTAATTAGTCGGGCTTTTGCCTCTTTGCAAGATATGCTTAATTGGTGTAAACATCTACCGAATCAGCAAGGATCTTTTTATGCGCTTAAAGGAAGTGAAATCGATGCTATTCCTGCCGGTTTTACTTTGAAACAAGATATTAAATTAACGATTCCTGAGTTAGATGCTGAACGGCGTTTAGTCATCATTCAATAG
- the mrdA gene encoding penicillin-binding protein 2: MSSKKKKGNIRDHSAETNLFLRRALFAFVVIILLLSVLLGNLADLQISNFSYYSTKSNNNRIEIIPIPPSRGMIYDRNGTPLAINNITYQLNIIPDKTKNLKEQFEQLKKIVDLTDEDIENFYKERRNYRAHRPVPLKENLTNDQIARFVVDQHRFPFVSIVKIQHRYYPYGASLTHILGYISKINSQDKKRLEEENKTSNYVATLNIGKMGIERYYEDVLHGTAGYEKVEVNSRGRIVRMLEQHPPQAGEDIYLSINLKLQLFIEQILAGRKAAVVAIDPNNGEVLAMVSSPSYDSNDFVGGISSAKYNDLLNDPNKPLFNRALLGAYPPASTVKPFISIAALSEGVVTPKTVVNDPGWWQLPGTEKRYRDWLKWGHGRVDVLKAIEESVDTYFYQVAYDLGIDRLNDWMTKFGYGERTGIDISSNEETRAVMPSREWKIKRHKKSWLQGDTIPVGIGQGYWTATPMQMAKALTILINNGKTYTPHFLLYKKSDIINSNENKPDIDPQSFEQPNDLIDVKANYWQLAKEGMHRVMFGSHGTARKVYAGAQYQAAGKSGTAQVYGLKENETYNAHRIPEHLRDHALFVAYAPYDKPKIALAIVLENGGGGSSNGGAVARKILDYYLLGDNSSESDDASSNSGQGNED, from the coding sequence ATCTCAAGTAAAAAAAAGAAAGGCAATATTCGTGATCATTCGGCAGAAACTAATTTATTTTTGCGTAGGGCGCTATTTGCATTTGTTGTAATTATTTTATTGTTGTCTGTTTTACTTGGCAATTTAGCTGATTTGCAGATTTCAAATTTTAGTTATTACAGTACCAAATCGAATAATAATCGTATCGAAATCATTCCTATTCCACCAAGCCGTGGCATGATTTACGACCGTAATGGTACTCCATTAGCTATCAATAATATTACTTATCAACTTAATATTATTCCTGATAAAACCAAAAATTTAAAAGAGCAGTTTGAGCAATTAAAAAAAATTGTTGATTTAACCGATGAAGACATTGAAAACTTCTATAAAGAGCGTCGCAACTATCGAGCACATCGGCCAGTGCCTCTAAAAGAGAATCTGACTAACGATCAAATCGCCCGTTTTGTTGTTGATCAGCATCGTTTTCCATTTGTTTCAATAGTGAAAATACAACATCGGTATTATCCATATGGCGCTTCACTTACGCATATTCTCGGTTATATTTCGAAAATCAATAGCCAAGATAAAAAACGTCTTGAAGAGGAGAATAAAACCAGTAATTATGTCGCTACCCTCAATATCGGAAAAATGGGGATTGAACGTTACTATGAAGATGTATTGCATGGCACGGCAGGTTATGAAAAGGTCGAAGTAAATAGTCGGGGACGTATTGTCCGTATGCTTGAACAACATCCACCACAAGCAGGTGAAGATATCTATTTATCGATCAACCTTAAGTTACAACTCTTTATTGAACAGATCCTAGCTGGGCGTAAAGCGGCCGTTGTGGCTATCGATCCTAATAATGGTGAAGTATTGGCTATGGTGTCTAGTCCTAGTTATGATTCAAATGATTTTGTCGGTGGCATATCAAGCGCTAAATATAATGACTTACTTAATGATCCGAATAAACCATTATTTAATCGTGCTTTATTAGGTGCTTATCCACCAGCTTCCACAGTGAAGCCTTTTATCTCTATTGCTGCGCTAAGCGAAGGTGTTGTTACACCAAAAACGGTGGTTAACGATCCCGGTTGGTGGCAATTACCCGGAACAGAAAAACGTTATCGAGATTGGTTAAAATGGGGACATGGCCGTGTTGATGTGTTAAAAGCGATTGAAGAGTCAGTAGATACCTATTTTTATCAAGTTGCTTATGATTTGGGCATTGATCGTTTAAACGACTGGATGACTAAATTTGGTTATGGCGAACGCACAGGCATAGATATCTCTTCAAATGAAGAAACTCGTGCTGTTATGCCAAGTCGTGAATGGAAAATAAAACGCCACAAAAAATCTTGGCTACAAGGTGATACCATTCCGGTTGGTATCGGGCAAGGGTATTGGACTGCTACCCCAATGCAAATGGCAAAAGCCTTAACCATTTTGATTAATAATGGTAAAACTTATACTCCTCACTTTTTATTATATAAAAAAAGTGACATTATCAATTCAAACGAAAACAAGCCAGATATAGATCCGCAATCATTTGAGCAACCTAATGATTTAATTGATGTGAAAGCTAACTATTGGCAACTAGCCAAAGAAGGTATGCATAGAGTAATGTTTGGCTCGCATGGTACAGCCCGCAAAGTTTATGCCGGGGCACAGTATCAAGCTGCAGGTAAATCAGGTACAGCGCAAGTTTATGGTTTGAAAGAAAACGAAACTTATAATGCTCATAGAATACCCGAACATTTACGAGATCATGCTTTATTTGTCGCTTATGCTCCGTATGATAAGCCAAAAATAGCTCTAGCAATTGTGCTGGAAAATGGCGGAGGCGGTAGCTCTAACGGCGGCGCCGTGGCTCGAAAAATACTTGATTACTATCTGCTTGGTGATAATTCTAGCGAGTCAGATGATGCTTCATCAAATTCAGGACAAGGAAATGAAGATTAA
- a CDS encoding zinc ribbon domain-containing protein has protein sequence MFIIFGSRGREVDEETGQFNCPNCCTVQNIKSDEKQQKYTQVKMARYFTLFFIPIFSFQTLGRYIRCNHCHSEYNENVLNYVPPSLEEEIGNDVEQELKSGTPISMMINKLKTQGLDQQQATRLVDQVVSGNIVTCQHCKMEFLKGVEKCSLCEGKLSN, from the coding sequence ATGTTCATTATATTTGGTTCTAGAGGTCGTGAAGTAGATGAAGAAACAGGGCAATTTAATTGCCCTAATTGTTGTACAGTGCAAAACATCAAATCAGATGAAAAACAACAAAAATATACGCAAGTTAAAATGGCAAGATATTTTACGTTGTTTTTTATTCCAATATTCAGTTTTCAAACATTAGGAAGATACATTCGATGTAATCATTGTCATTCAGAATATAATGAAAATGTTTTAAACTATGTACCGCCTAGCTTAGAAGAAGAAATAGGCAATGATGTTGAGCAAGAATTAAAAAGCGGTACACCAATCTCAATGATGATCAATAAACTAAAAACGCAAGGTTTAGATCAACAACAGGCGACAAGGTTGGTTGATCAGGTTGTGTCGGGAAATATTGTGACTTGCCAGCATTGTAAAATGGAATTTTTAAAAGGCGTTGAAAAATGCTCTTTATGTGAAGGAAAACTTAGCAATTAA
- a CDS encoding serine hydrolase, which produces MKKKFKLSFAWLALAICTSASADIPIPAIPELDAEAYILIDAKSGEILAQHNAEQQRDPASLTKMMTSYVVGQALHSGRIKNDDMVVVSKDAWATGNPILKGSSLMFLEVGKTVSVSDLNKGIIIQSGNDACIAMAEHVAGSQGAFVNLMNDYAQKIGLTHTHFETVHGLDAPGQYTTAKDMALLGQALIRDLPQEYAIYKEKEFTYTLSKPQMNRNGLLWDTTLNVDGIKTGHTNAAGYNLVASAVDGNTRLISVVLGGRTFKGREQESKKLLVWGFRFFETANPVKEGTPLTTESIWYGDENKIQLGAINGAFITVPKGRAADVQVQYKIDDYIYAPIKKGTAVGKMQFLLDGKVINEQPLVTLQNVEETGFFGSMWDWICLQGHKLFN; this is translated from the coding sequence ATGAAAAAGAAATTTAAATTATCTTTTGCTTGGTTAGCACTTGCTATTTGTACTTCAGCATCAGCTGATATCCCTATTCCAGCTATTCCCGAATTAGATGCTGAAGCTTATATTTTAATTGACGCCAAATCAGGCGAAATTCTTGCGCAACATAATGCTGAACAACAGCGCGATCCGGCAAGCTTAACCAAAATGATGACCAGTTATGTCGTTGGTCAAGCGTTGCATTCTGGTCGAATTAAAAATGATGACATGGTAGTGGTTAGTAAAGATGCCTGGGCAACCGGAAATCCTATATTAAAAGGCTCATCACTCATGTTTCTCGAAGTTGGTAAAACCGTTTCGGTTTCCGATCTCAACAAAGGTATTATCATCCAATCAGGTAATGATGCCTGTATTGCAATGGCTGAACATGTTGCTGGAAGCCAAGGTGCATTTGTAAACTTAATGAATGATTATGCGCAAAAAATTGGTTTAACCCATACTCACTTCGAAACTGTGCATGGATTAGATGCACCGGGGCAATATACTACCGCTAAAGATATGGCATTACTCGGTCAAGCACTTATCCGTGACTTGCCGCAAGAATACGCTATTTATAAAGAAAAAGAGTTTACTTATACATTATCAAAACCACAAATGAACCGAAATGGTTTACTTTGGGATACGACGTTAAATGTTGACGGTATTAAAACGGGTCATACCAATGCTGCGGGTTATAACTTAGTCGCTTCCGCTGTCGACGGAAATACCCGGTTAATTTCAGTTGTATTAGGTGGGCGCACTTTTAAAGGTCGTGAACAAGAGAGTAAAAAACTACTGGTTTGGGGCTTTCGCTTCTTCGAAACCGCAAATCCAGTCAAGGAAGGTACACCACTTACCACTGAATCAATATGGTATGGTGATGAGAACAAAATTCAACTAGGGGCTATTAATGGTGCATTTATAACTGTACCAAAAGGCCGTGCTGCGGATGTTCAAGTTCAATACAAAATTGACGATTATATTTATGCGCCAATTAAAAAAGGAACAGCTGTAGGCAAAATGCAATTTTTATTAGATGGTAAAGTCATCAATGAGCAACCATTAGTTACATTACAAAATGTTGAAGAAACAGGATTCTTTGGCAGTATGTGGGATTGGATTTGCTTACAGGGGCATAAATTATTTAATTAA
- a CDS encoding PhoH family protein has product MKIITHQTVLEPDDNQRLNSLCGPHDDNVKQLERRLGIEINHRGNLFSITGDKICVEAANDILQSLYKQTKLKTKVVNIEPEQIHLAIKESGALNKVSEHLPAYIDQHGGKLVMIKTKRGVIKPRTANQAQYIAHVLDYDISFGIGPAGTGKTYLAVAAAVDALEKQQIRRIVLTRPAVEAGEKLGFLPGDLSQKVDPYLRPLYDALFEMLGFEKVEKLIEKSVIEVAPLAYMRGRTLNDAFIILDESQNTTIEQMKMFLTRIGFNSKAVITGDITQIDLPRHQKSGLRHAIEVLSQVDEISFNFFNSEDVVRHPVVAKIVNAYDKWEEQHHSKKQHPQDNSI; this is encoded by the coding sequence TTGAAAATTATTACACATCAAACCGTGCTTGAACCAGATGATAATCAAAGGTTAAATAGTCTTTGTGGCCCTCATGATGATAACGTTAAACAACTTGAACGTCGACTTGGTATTGAAATTAATCATCGTGGTAACTTGTTTTCAATCACAGGCGATAAGATTTGTGTTGAGGCTGCCAATGACATTTTGCAGTCTCTTTATAAACAAACTAAATTAAAAACTAAAGTTGTTAATATTGAACCAGAGCAAATTCATCTAGCGATTAAAGAATCAGGCGCGCTTAACAAAGTTAGTGAACATTTACCTGCCTATATCGATCAACATGGTGGCAAATTAGTCATGATCAAAACTAAGCGTGGCGTGATTAAACCGAGAACGGCAAATCAAGCACAGTATATTGCGCATGTTTTAGATTATGATATTTCCTTTGGTATTGGTCCGGCCGGAACGGGTAAAACTTATTTGGCGGTAGCTGCTGCGGTTGATGCGCTTGAAAAACAACAAATTCGTCGAATTGTGTTAACTCGCCCTGCGGTAGAAGCGGGCGAAAAACTGGGCTTTTTACCCGGTGACTTAAGCCAAAAAGTGGATCCTTACTTACGCCCGCTTTATGATGCTTTATTTGAAATGCTGGGCTTTGAAAAGGTTGAAAAATTAATTGAAAAAAGTGTGATTGAAGTTGCACCATTAGCTTATATGCGTGGGCGTACACTTAACGACGCTTTTATTATTTTAGATGAAAGCCAAAATACCACCATTGAACAGATGAAAATGTTTTTAACACGCATTGGTTTTAATTCTAAAGCGGTCATCACTGGCGATATTACCCAAATCGATTTACCCCGTCATCAAAAATCCGGCTTACGACATGCAATAGAAGTGTTAAGCCAAGTTGATGAAATCAGTTTTAACTTCTTTAATAGCGAAGATGTCGTGCGTCATCCGGTGGTGGCTAAAATAGTGAATGCTTACGATAAATGGGAAGAACAACACCATAGTAAAAAGCAACATCCACAAGACAATAGTATATAG